From Candidatus Vondammii sp. HM_W22, one genomic window encodes:
- a CDS encoding GPW/gp25 family protein, whose protein sequence is MIGMSAESGDKMSGLAHLKQSIRDILTTPVGGRVMRREYGSKLFELVDAPLTRTTLIDLYAATAEALSTWEPRFRLSRVQAEGVTPGHVTLTVEGEYLPDGREVRMEGILI, encoded by the coding sequence ATGATCGGCATGAGTGCAGAGAGCGGCGATAAGATGAGCGGCCTGGCTCATTTGAAACAATCTATCCGCGACATCCTCACAACACCTGTCGGCGGCCGTGTGATGCGCCGGGAGTATGGTTCCAAGCTGTTTGAACTGGTGGATGCACCACTGACCAGGACAACTCTGATTGATCTCTATGCTGCCACCGCTGAGGCATTGTCAACATGGGAGCCACGCTTCCGCTTGAGCCGTGTGCAGGCAGAAGGGGTAACGCCAGGTCATGTGACGCTCACAGTTGAAGGCGAGTATCTGCCCGATGGCCGTGAAGTACGCATGGAGGGCATCCTGATATGA
- a CDS encoding PAAR domain-containing protein, translating into MPSVTLKGHQCTGHGCWPPRPSVQGDPRFTVRSIPVHLQGHAWAAHTCPPIPETHASVLASGSVRFTVDGKQLGRIGDPVACGSSVAGGEPRFNVAGD; encoded by the coding sequence ATGCCATCGGTCACCTTAAAAGGACATCAATGCACCGGCCACGGCTGTTGGCCACCCAGGCCATCAGTGCAAGGTGATCCGCGCTTTACTGTCCGTAGTATTCCGGTACATCTGCAGGGCCATGCCTGGGCAGCGCATACCTGCCCACCCATCCCGGAAACCCATGCCAGCGTTTTGGCTTCCGGCAGTGTTCGTTTCACGGTGGACGGCAAACAGCTGGGCCGCATCGGTGACCCTGTGGCTTGCGGCTCATCGGTTGCCGGAGGCGAACCGCGATTTAACGTTGCGGGAGATTAG
- a CDS encoding phage tail-collar fiber domain-containing protein: MSNYYTLLTAIGQAQLTNAQALGQSLTLAELAIGDGNGAYVVPTEQQTKLVKEVWRNAINQIYIDNDNANWLVIETVVPETVGGWTAREVGVFDSEGNLIAVGAYPETYKSRLAEGSGRDLYIRMILQISNAARVELKIDPAVVVATRHYVDDELDNHQTANIAHSWKQISNKPATFPPSSHSNSWDQTTGKPATFPPGSHSHSWNQTTGKPSTFPPSSHDHSWGQITGKPSTFPPAAHSHEPAGGRLIADVRGNGATTDRNTALTWALAAVSGAIMQIGLRLEMIWSEQYSYSHGNGTVYTTRAKRTWWKYDGRSFVMQSEGAA, from the coding sequence ATGTCGAACTACTACACACTGCTGACAGCTATCGGGCAGGCGCAACTGACTAACGCCCAGGCTCTCGGACAATCCCTGACCCTGGCAGAACTCGCTATCGGCGATGGTAACGGTGCCTATGTTGTACCCACGGAGCAGCAGACCAAATTGGTTAAAGAGGTCTGGCGAAACGCTATCAACCAGATCTATATCGATAACGACAACGCCAACTGGCTGGTCATCGAGACCGTTGTTCCTGAAACCGTTGGTGGTTGGACCGCCCGAGAAGTGGGCGTTTTTGATAGTGAAGGCAATCTTATTGCCGTGGGTGCCTACCCCGAGACCTACAAGTCACGGTTAGCCGAAGGCAGCGGGCGCGATCTCTATATCCGAATGATTCTGCAGATCAGCAATGCCGCTCGGGTGGAACTTAAGATTGACCCAGCCGTGGTTGTTGCCACCCGTCACTATGTGGACGATGAACTGGATAATCATCAAACGGCGAATATTGCTCATAGCTGGAAGCAGATCAGTAATAAACCAGCGACCTTTCCGCCAAGTTCACATAGCAACAGTTGGGATCAAACCACCGGTAAGCCTGCAACTTTTCCACCCGGTTCGCACAGTCACAGCTGGAACCAAACGACCGGTAAGCCTTCGACTTTTCCGCCCAGTTCGCACGATCACAGCTGGGGACAGATCACCGGCAAACCGTCAACCTTTCCACCAGCAGCACACTCCCATGAACCGGCTGGAGGAAGACTCATAGCAGATGTGCGAGGCAACGGTGCCACAACTGATAGAAATACCGCATTGACCTGGGCTCTCGCTGCCGTAAGCGGGGCAATTATGCAGATTGGATTACGCCTCGAAATGATCTGGTCAGAGCAGTATTCATACTCACACGGGAACGGTACTGTCTATACCACTCGCGCCAAACGCACTTGGTGGAAATACGATGGGCGTTCGTTTGTCATGCAATCGGAAGGCGCGGCCTGA
- a CDS encoding phage baseplate assembly protein V: MYACAVVNCSPALPWLTARAGNDRSWWAPEVDEQVIVFSPSGDIAQGVVLTAIYQQLHPANGKDPDLCRVDFKDGASIEYNRQSHEMTIHSKGELFIRADGDIWLDAKNLHAFERE; this comes from the coding sequence GTGTACGCGTGCGCAGTGGTGAACTGCTCACCGGCGCTCCCCTGGCTAACGGCAAGGGCCGGTAATGACCGCAGTTGGTGGGCACCTGAAGTGGATGAGCAAGTGATTGTATTCAGCCCGTCCGGTGACATTGCACAGGGTGTGGTACTGACGGCTATTTATCAGCAGTTGCACCCGGCCAATGGTAAAGACCCTGATCTGTGCCGTGTGGATTTCAAAGATGGCGCCAGCATCGAGTACAACCGGCAGAGCCACGAGATGACCATCCATAGCAAGGGTGAACTGTTTATCCGGGCCGACGGCGATATCTGGCTCGATGCCAAAAACCTACACGCATTTGAACGGGAGTAA
- a CDS encoding baseplate assembly protein, with product MSGFTAIDLSKLPSPDVIESLNFETILQFIKDDFTERAPEHAGVLDLESDPLVKLMESAAYVVLTLRQRVNDASRAVMLAYAGGADLDNLAALFAVERQVVELGNLDAIPPIPPTYEDDARLRRRVQLSLEGHSTAGPVGSYLFWGLSADPRVKDIDVASPNPGEVLITVLSIEGNGTSDQILLDIVDAALNHEDVRPLTDQVTVQSATVIDYQVQAELTFYAGPDTEIVRQVAQQAVIDYVVEHHVLGHNITLSGLFAALHQPGVQNVIISSPASDIAVQPHQAAHCSSVSVTTGGTDE from the coding sequence ATGAGTGGCTTTACCGCGATTGATCTGTCCAAACTGCCATCGCCCGATGTCATTGAGTCGCTGAACTTCGAAACCATACTTCAGTTCATCAAAGACGATTTCACTGAGCGTGCTCCCGAGCATGCCGGTGTGTTGGATCTGGAATCTGACCCCCTGGTTAAATTGATGGAGTCAGCCGCTTATGTAGTGCTCACTCTGCGCCAGCGTGTCAATGATGCATCACGCGCCGTCATGCTGGCCTATGCGGGTGGCGCGGATCTCGACAACCTGGCCGCGCTGTTTGCTGTGGAACGCCAGGTGGTGGAGTTGGGCAACCTCGATGCTATCCCGCCAATTCCGCCCACCTATGAAGATGACGCCCGTCTGCGCCGTCGTGTGCAACTCTCTCTGGAGGGACACAGCACCGCCGGGCCGGTTGGTAGTTATCTGTTCTGGGGACTGAGCGCCGATCCACGGGTGAAAGATATCGACGTAGCCTCTCCCAATCCCGGCGAAGTGCTGATAACCGTGCTCTCCATAGAGGGCAATGGCACATCGGATCAGATATTGCTGGATATCGTCGATGCAGCCCTTAACCATGAAGACGTGCGCCCACTGACCGATCAGGTCACTGTGCAGTCAGCAACGGTGATCGACTACCAGGTGCAGGCCGAACTGACCTTCTACGCCGGACCGGATACCGAGATCGTCCGTCAAGTGGCCCAGCAGGCAGTGATTGACTATGTAGTCGAACACCACGTCCTGGGTCATAACATTACCCTCTCCGGACTCTTTGCAGCCCTGCACCAGCCTGGCGTGCAGAACGTCATCATCTCCAGCCCGGCTTCAGATATCGCGGTGCAGCCTCACCAGGCAGCACACTGTTCATCTGTCTCTGTGACTACAGGCGGCACTGATGAATAG
- a CDS encoding phage tail tape measure protein, with protein MGVAYGAGRIIGGAFDLEEKKHQLGDVITGENREHRLQESLRHAREFAGNSLASEADILEIDYSLRSSGLNDEAAKFGSEIVSKVAAVTKGAASEVGFIIGDTFTNMGNRLSGSSEEKLNRIGDVLTKTKNLFSIKDFSQLGEGLKEGLSGALANNLSLEQTAALIGQINNGMLKGS; from the coding sequence TTGGGTGTTGCTTATGGGGCAGGCCGGATTATCGGAGGCGCGTTTGATCTGGAGGAGAAAAAGCACCAGTTGGGTGATGTGATCACTGGCGAAAATCGGGAACACCGGTTGCAGGAGTCTTTGCGCCATGCCAGGGAATTTGCAGGAAACTCTCTCGCCAGCGAAGCCGACATATTGGAGATAGATTATTCCCTGCGCTCTTCCGGACTCAATGATGAGGCGGCAAAGTTCGGCTCTGAAATTGTATCGAAAGTTGCCGCCGTGACCAAAGGTGCCGCCTCAGAGGTTGGGTTTATTATCGGTGACACTTTCACCAATATGGGTAATCGACTGTCTGGCTCATCAGAGGAGAAGCTCAACCGCATTGGCGATGTGCTGACTAAAACCAAGAACCTGTTTTCCATTAAGGATTTCAGCCAGCTCGGTGAGGGTCTGAAAGAGGGCCTGTCCGGCGCCTTGGCAAATAATCTCTCTTTGGAGCAGACTGCCGCGCTGATTGGACAGATCAATAACGGCATGCTGAAAGGTTCATAA
- a CDS encoding phage tail sheath subtilisin-like domain-containing protein, translated as MPEQFLHGVEVVEIDSGPRPIRTVKSSVIGIVGTAPDADEKLFPINIPVLIAGKRTEAARLDTTGKGAGTLPAALDGIFDQAGAMVVVIRIEEGATLAETKSNMIGGVDAATGQYQGVQALLGAESVVHVTPLLLIAPGFSHDQAVIAEMLGLADRLRAVIIADGPNTNDAESITYRREFGSARVYVVDPWVKVWDTTADAEAVQPASARVAGMISKSDNERGFWWSPSNREMYGILGPARPVDFTLGDVNARANHLNENEVATIIRKDGYRLWGNRTCSSDPKWAFLSVRRTADMINESLLRAHMWAVDRNISKTYIEDVTEGGNTYLRHLKQVGAILGGECWADPELNTPDQISQGKVYFNFDFTPPSPAEHITFRSHLVNDYIEEII; from the coding sequence ATGCCAGAACAATTCTTGCACGGTGTTGAAGTCGTCGAGATCGACTCAGGACCACGTCCCATCCGTACGGTAAAAAGCAGTGTCATCGGCATTGTGGGCACCGCTCCGGATGCAGATGAAAAACTGTTTCCTATCAATATCCCGGTGTTAATCGCAGGCAAACGAACTGAAGCGGCCAGGCTGGATACAACCGGCAAAGGTGCCGGCACACTGCCCGCCGCCCTGGATGGCATATTCGATCAGGCAGGCGCTATGGTGGTGGTGATTCGAATAGAAGAAGGCGCCACCCTTGCCGAGACCAAGAGCAACATGATTGGTGGCGTCGATGCTGCCACCGGTCAATACCAGGGAGTGCAGGCGCTGTTGGGCGCTGAGAGTGTGGTGCATGTAACACCTCTCCTATTGATTGCACCTGGCTTTAGCCATGACCAGGCAGTCATCGCCGAGATGCTGGGCCTGGCAGATCGTCTCCGTGCGGTTATCATTGCCGATGGCCCTAATACCAACGATGCAGAGAGCATCACCTATCGGCGCGAGTTTGGTTCGGCGCGCGTCTACGTCGTGGACCCCTGGGTAAAGGTGTGGGATACCACGGCAGATGCCGAAGCGGTCCAGCCCGCCAGCGCTCGTGTCGCAGGGATGATTTCAAAATCGGATAATGAACGCGGGTTCTGGTGGTCGCCTTCCAACAGAGAGATGTATGGTATTCTTGGTCCTGCACGTCCGGTGGATTTTACCCTGGGCGATGTCAATGCCCGCGCCAACCATCTTAACGAGAATGAGGTGGCCACCATCATCCGCAAGGACGGCTACCGCCTGTGGGGAAACCGCACCTGCAGCAGTGATCCCAAGTGGGCATTTTTAAGTGTCCGGCGTACTGCCGACATGATTAACGAATCCCTGCTGCGGGCACACATGTGGGCAGTGGATCGCAACATCTCCAAGACCTACATCGAAGATGTAACCGAAGGGGGAAATACCTATCTTCGCCATCTGAAACAGGTTGGCGCCATTCTTGGCGGCGAGTGTTGGGCTGATCCCGAGTTGAATACGCCGGACCAGATCAGCCAGGGTAAAGTCTACTTCAATTTTGATTTCACACCGCCCAGTCCTGCGGAACACATCACCTTCCGCTCACACCTGGTTAATGATTACATAGAGGAGATTATCTAA
- a CDS encoding phage tail assembly protein, whose translation MSNEIKLIHQVTIDNQAYTTLSMRRPKVRDMLASDKQGGSDGEKEIRIFTNLCEVPPSVIEEMDLVDYRKLQEVHQVFLS comes from the coding sequence ATGAGCAATGAAATCAAACTAATACACCAGGTCACTATTGATAATCAGGCATATACCACTCTGAGCATGCGCCGGCCCAAGGTGCGTGACATGCTGGCCAGCGACAAGCAAGGAGGTAGCGATGGGGAAAAAGAGATCCGCATCTTCACCAATCTGTGCGAGGTTCCACCCTCGGTTATCGAGGAGATGGATCTGGTGGATTACCGGAAATTACAGGAGGTGCATCAGGTTTTTTTGTCCTGA
- a CDS encoding tail protein X, whose protein sequence is MRYRTQDGDMLDAICWKYYGQQAGGVEIVLNANPGLADVGAVLSADTLIELPELPKPNQIINTVRLWD, encoded by the coding sequence ATGCGCTATCGGACACAAGACGGCGATATGCTCGATGCCATCTGCTGGAAGTACTACGGCCAACAGGCTGGCGGTGTCGAAATTGTACTGAATGCCAATCCTGGCCTGGCTGATGTTGGTGCTGTGCTGTCCGCAGACACCCTTATTGAGCTGCCCGAACTGCCCAAGCCGAACCAGATCATCAATACCGTAAGGCTGTGGGACTAA
- a CDS encoding phage tail protein translates to MTSSYMMALGEYRFSIDSAAYQQLQRTTEYRWQSQARVGRLPAQQYVGPGSDSITLNGIIHPYYKGGLKQLDAMRAEAGKGKPLHLTDGLGYPWQQWVITHIEETQDTLFKDGTPQKITFRMQLTRYGEDL, encoded by the coding sequence ATGACATCTAGCTACATGATGGCCCTGGGTGAGTACCGATTCTCAATCGACTCCGCTGCTTACCAACAACTTCAACGCACCACGGAATACCGCTGGCAATCACAGGCCCGAGTGGGACGTCTGCCCGCTCAACAGTATGTTGGTCCGGGCAGTGACAGCATCACGCTGAACGGTATTATCCACCCCTACTACAAGGGTGGATTGAAACAACTGGATGCCATGCGGGCAGAAGCGGGAAAAGGCAAACCCCTGCATTTGACAGACGGCCTGGGTTACCCCTGGCAACAATGGGTAATCACCCACATTGAGGAAACCCAGGACACTCTGTTTAAAGATGGTACGCCACAGAAAATCACCTTCCGGATGCAACTCACGCGCTATGGTGAGGATCTCTGA